The Nitrososphaerota archaeon genome has a segment encoding these proteins:
- a CDS encoding thiolase domain-containing protein (Catalyzes the synthesis of acetoacetyl coenzyme A from two molecules of acetyl coenzyme A. It can also act as a thiolase, catalyzing the reverse reaction and generating two-carbon units from the four-carbon product of fatty acid oxidation) has protein sequence MLELRKVLVAGASLTKVGDHWSRSIVDLAVEAGSAALNDSGITAPDQIIIGNMFSGFSSQQENLGAIIADSLMLRGTPALKVESSGASGAMACNVADSMIRSGQVDTVLVIGVEKMRDMEPNDAVHATSLGENASFTQFFGISQTAMCALLTQMYMQEFEISRDELSIFPVIAHKNAAPAEHAQFRKAITITDVSRSMPVSDPLRLLDCAPVGDGAAAVVLCSENSHGKNTKVEIASSAASTDSLNFFQRDYMFDFTATRRALAKALSISGLSVKDIDFAEINDSYSSVASLSVEALGFSKRGEGVRDAKEGKFDLDGEVPISTFGGLKGRGNPVGATGVYQIVEAYRQLIGIAGANQVKDAKTGLLHNIGGIDSSAVVNILRRVG, from the coding sequence GTGCTTGAATTGAGGAAAGTGCTTGTAGCTGGAGCCAGCTTAACAAAGGTTGGGGATCACTGGAGCAGGTCTATAGTTGACCTTGCAGTGGAGGCAGGCTCAGCAGCACTCAATGACTCTGGAATAACAGCACCCGACCAGATCATAATAGGGAATATGTTCTCTGGTTTTTCATCTCAACAGGAGAACCTCGGCGCTATTATCGCAGACAGCCTGATGCTTCGGGGAACGCCTGCTCTTAAAGTCGAAAGCTCTGGAGCTTCTGGAGCTATGGCATGCAACGTTGCCGATTCCATGATAAGGTCAGGCCAAGTAGATACTGTTCTGGTCATAGGTGTTGAAAAGATGAGGGATATGGAGCCCAATGATGCCGTTCATGCGACGAGCTTGGGAGAAAATGCTAGCTTCACTCAATTTTTCGGCATCTCTCAGACTGCAATGTGCGCCCTCCTGACTCAGATGTACATGCAGGAGTTCGAAATAAGCAGGGACGAGCTTTCGATCTTCCCAGTCATAGCACACAAAAACGCAGCTCCTGCAGAACATGCACAATTCAGAAAGGCGATTACGATAACGGACGTTTCTAGATCGATGCCGGTTTCCGACCCGCTTAGACTGCTTGATTGCGCCCCTGTAGGCGATGGTGCCGCTGCGGTTGTTTTGTGCAGCGAAAACAGTCATGGCAAGAATACTAAGGTAGAAATAGCTAGTTCTGCAGCTTCTACAGATTCGCTGAACTTCTTTCAGAGGGACTATATGTTTGACTTTACGGCTACGCGCAGGGCACTGGCCAAAGCCCTTTCGATTTCTGGTCTTTCAGTAAAGGATATCGACTTTGCAGAGATAAACGATAGTTATTCTAGTGTCGCATCGTTGAGCGTGGAAGCTCTTGGCTTCTCAAAGAGAGGTGAGGGAGTAAGGGATGCAAAGGAAGGGAAGTTCGACCTTGACGGAGAGGTTCCGATATCGACATTTGGAGGATTGAAGGGAAGAGGAAACCCTGTAGGCGCTACCGGAGTCTATCAGATTGTAGAAGCGTACAGGCAGTTGATCGGCATTGCAGGGGCGAATCAGGTCAAAGATGCCAAAACAGGATTGTTGCACAACATAGGAGGAATCGACTCTTCAGCAGTGGTCAATATCTTGAGGAGAGTTGGCTGA
- a CDS encoding Zn-ribbon domain-containing OB-fold protein codes for MSIAYWRERNRYYRILGSKCKECHAEFFPPVYKCRKCNSDKLVEQEMPREGKILACTASRDIITGFEDHEPMVIALIELRNGVKIVAQIADATFDQLNVGDKVKAVFRRISVNGDAGQIFYGYKFVPAKA; via the coding sequence ATGTCAATAGCGTACTGGAGAGAGAGGAACAGGTACTACAGAATTCTTGGCTCAAAATGCAAAGAATGCCACGCTGAATTCTTCCCTCCCGTGTACAAGTGCCGTAAATGCAATTCTGACAAACTGGTTGAGCAGGAAATGCCCAGAGAGGGCAAGATTCTGGCCTGCACAGCGTCGAGGGATATCATTACAGGCTTTGAAGACCATGAGCCGATGGTTATTGCATTGATAGAGCTGCGGAATGGAGTTAAGATCGTTGCTCAAATTGCTGATGCAACTTTTGACCAGCTGAATGTTGGTGACAAAGTGAAGGCAGTATTTAGGAGGATTAGCGTCAACGGAGATGCGGGGCAGATATTCTACGGCTACAAATTTGTCCCAGCTAAAGCCTAG